The proteins below are encoded in one region of Methanofollis aquaemaris:
- a CDS encoding RNA methyltransferase: MPEVEIVLVQPLYEGNVGFAARVMKNFGFTRLVLVDPCEIGNDAVARSSHALDVLENAERKSLDEVFAESDLVVATTGELSKSVCTSMRMPYYTPGELREIVGKVDGRVSIIFGRENWGLNNEEVSRCDLICTIPTSEIYPIMNLSHAVAIVCYELAHLPRGTYRIAGKTEREALIGHFGTFLAQIDHPDHKRENTLLMLRRILGRTALTTREVSTLHGILRRAEWHIEHDMPEEHLNSP, encoded by the coding sequence ATGCCTGAGGTCGAGATCGTTCTGGTCCAACCCCTGTACGAAGGGAACGTCGGTTTTGCGGCGCGGGTGATGAAGAACTTCGGGTTCACCCGCCTCGTCCTCGTCGACCCCTGCGAGATCGGGAACGACGCCGTCGCCCGCTCCTCGCACGCACTCGACGTCCTGGAAAACGCCGAACGAAAGAGTCTGGACGAGGTCTTCGCCGAGAGCGACCTGGTCGTGGCCACGACCGGCGAACTCTCCAAGTCGGTCTGCACCTCGATGCGGATGCCTTACTACACCCCCGGCGAACTGCGCGAGATCGTCGGCAAGGTCGACGGGCGGGTGAGCATAATCTTTGGTCGGGAGAACTGGGGACTGAACAACGAGGAGGTCTCGCGCTGCGACCTCATCTGCACCATCCCGACCTCCGAGATATACCCGATCATGAACCTCTCCCATGCGGTGGCCATCGTCTGCTATGAACTCGCCCACCTCCCCCGCGGCACCTACCGGATCGCCGGGAAGACGGAGCGCGAGGCGCTCATCGGCCATTTCGGGACGTTTCTGGCGCAGATCGACCACCCGGACCACAAACGGGAGAACACCCTGCTGATGCTCCGCCGGATCCTCGGACGGACGGCGCTGACGACGCGGGAGGTCTCGACCCTCCACGGCATCCTCCGTCGGGCCGAGTGGCACATCGAGCATGACATGCCCGAGGAACATCTTAATTCTCCCTGA
- the dcd gene encoding dCTP deaminase produces the protein MILVDWQIEDRIRRGQIGIDPYDPTLIQPNSLDIRLGDHFVWYEPGDDVIDPYEKESVTARVQEKHAESIVMQPGAFILAETLEAITLPDNVVASIEGKSSIARLGIELHQTGGWIDAGFMGTITLEMCNVNQRPVRMYAGMPVGQLVFYTTERADQPYNLKKDAKYMGQRQATLSRYHENERD, from the coding sequence ATGATTCTTGTCGACTGGCAGATCGAGGACCGGATCAGACGGGGGCAGATCGGGATCGACCCCTATGACCCCACCCTCATCCAGCCCAACTCCCTGGACATCAGGCTCGGGGACCATTTTGTCTGGTACGAACCCGGAGACGACGTCATCGATCCCTACGAGAAGGAGAGCGTCACCGCGCGGGTTCAGGAAAAACACGCGGAGTCGATTGTCATGCAGCCCGGCGCCTTCATCCTTGCCGAGACCCTCGAAGCGATCACCCTCCCCGACAACGTGGTCGCAAGCATCGAGGGCAAGAGTTCCATTGCTCGCCTCGGGATCGAACTCCACCAGACCGGCGGCTGGATCGACGCCGGGTTCATGGGGACGATCACCCTCGAGATGTGCAACGTGAACCAGCGGCCGGTCAGGATGTACGCCGGGATGCCGGTCGGGCAACTCGTCTTCTACACCACCGAACGGGCCGACCAGCCGTACAATCTCAAGAAGGACGCCAAGTACATGGGCCAGCGTCAGGCGACCCTCTCGCGCTATCACGAGAACGAGCGCGACTGA